TATTCTCTGGCCAAGCAGATTTTGCAAGATTTTTCACGGTCCATGGAACAACTTTATTGTTTTTGTGGCTGATCCCATTTGCTTCTGGGGTTGGTAATTATCTAATTCCTATTATGGTTAGATACAAAGATATGGCGTGGCCAAAACTCAATGCTGTCGCATTTTGGATGATTCCTCCATGCATGTTCTTGGTTTGGGGAGGATTCTCTGATACGACTTGGAATGCCTATCCGCCATATTCCATATTAAAAGCTCCAGGCCCTGCCGCGGATATGTGGATAGTCGGATTAAAGTTGTTGGGATTGTCTTCTGTACTAGGAGCTATTAATTTCACTGTTACTATATTAAAAATGAAGCATCCCGACCTGCCGTTGATGAAAATGTCACTTTTTGCCTGGGCAACGTTGGCGACTTCACTAATGATTATTGTAGCTATTCCTACATTTGCAGCATCATTGGTAATGCTCTATACGGACAGGCTGGGAGTGACTGGCTTCTTCAATCCGGAAATGGGTGGAGATCCTATAGCGTATCAGCACTTGTTCTGGTTCACATTCCATCCGGAAGTCTACATATTTGTGCTTCCTGCCATTGGTATGATGTATGAGGTAATTCCTACCTTCTCAAGGAAACCTCTATTTAGCTACTATTCCGGTGTGGTGGCGTTGATAGTCATATCGGTTATTGGCTTTGGATCATGGGCGCACCACATGTTTGCAGTAGGAATGAGTTTTACCGAAAAGACTGTTTTCATGGTTGGGACTTTAGCTGCGGTACCCTCATCTGCCATGCACGTCTTTAACTTCCTAGCTACCATGTGGGGTGGGAGGATCAAATTTGCTGCACCAATGCTGTTTTCGGTAGGAGCCATATTGCTATTCTTCTCTGCGGGAGCGGGAGGTGTTGTAAATACCGCAATGCCACTAGACTTCTTGACTCATGATAGCTATTGGGTAGTCGGGCATTTCCACTTGTTCGTAATGGGAACGATATCATTGGCGTTCACCGGGTTCATCTACTATCTATTCCCGTTGATAACAGGAAGAATGTATGATACTAAATTGGCGAAAATACATTTCGTGATGACATTTGTTGGAATAGCTGTAATATTTGGAATCCAACATATTCTGGGACTATACGGATTGCCTAGAAGAGTTGTGGACTACCTGCCAATACCAGAGCTAATTATTATGAACCAAATAGCTAGTTTTGGAGGTTGGGCTATAGGCGCATCTTATGCACTATTCTTGTATAACATGATAAAGTCTGCAATGTTTGGCAAACCAGCTAATCCAAAGGATCCATTCGAATTAGGACACGGAGTTGAATACTACTATGACTACGCACGACGAGAACCACATCACTAGAACTTCACCTAAGCGATTCATGAAGGGGTTGATAATTATTGTCATCCCTCTCATTTTCCTGGGAACTATTACTATTGTATTTTGGGAAAATACTGCCAGCATACCACCACCTGTATCTGCTCCACCTCCTGCTCCACCACCTGCTCCAATCAACGCCCCAGGAGCAGCATCTGAAACGGCGAGTACCGGTGCAACATCTACTTCAAATGCTGCTGCACCTGCTTCAGGTCTTTCAATCTCCATTCCTGCTGGTGCTGCAACTCCTGGAAACCCGTCTTACGCACCTGACACATTGACAGTCAAAAAAGGCGATGTAATCACGGTGACAAACGATGATACTGCTCCTCACACTGCAACAAGTGGCACTGGACCAGAGGATCCTAACTCTGCAAAACTATTTGATACAAGCATTATCATGGCCGGTGATAAAGCACAAATAAATACAGATAGTTTGGAACCAGGGGACTATGATTACCATTGTACTGTACATCCCTTTATGAAGGGAACGATTACAGTACAATAATTTTTTTAGTACATTCAATATAAGATAGATCAAAAAACAAAGCCATGAATTACGATAAGTTTCTTCAGATTTTTTCAATTGGTACCTTATGCGTATTGTTTGGATTGATGACCCTTGGGGGATATGTTAGTTCTTCAGGTGTAGGCTTGTCTTGTCCGCATTGGCCATTATGTCCACACGGGTTGATTCCTTCCTATGAGTTTTTGATAGAATATATACATAGGACAACTGCCGCTTCTACCGGGCTCTTGGTATTTTTGACCATGATATTTGTACTTCGCGGAAAGCATTCTCTCAAATCGACCAAGATGTTTTCAATCATAGCAGCAGCTGCTGTTGTGGGCCAAATAACATTGGGGGCAATAGTTATTAATGAAAAATTACATGCAGATCTAGTAACTGCCCACTTGGGTTTGGGCTTGGTCTTGTATAGTAGCATGATATATGTTGTAATAAACATATTCTATACAAATCTTAAACTAAAATCCTCACTAAGTTCATCTAAGTCGTCCAGAGGTGATAATAGTAATACTCCTGAAGTAAGTTCCCCAACTTAGCAATAGATGAATTGTAATCTGTGATGCCATCATTTTCTGTAAAAAAATGAAGAAAGAAGAAAAAACGATTTCAGTAAAAAATCTTAGATCATATTTTATGGTGGTTTTTTTGGCGTTGTCCATATATTCCTCGATTCCGGCACACTTTTTTGCCGCAGATGCTCATATCGATCGTTTTGCTTCGTATAATGCCTCAGGAATGGGAATAGGTGATAAATATTATGTAATACAACAGTTAGAACCTGAATATGTAAAACCTAATGAGCCATCAAAAATTATGTTTAGTATCCAGGATAAACACGGTAGGGACGTTCATGATGTTACAGTCTTAGTTGAAATATATTCTATAAATGGAGAACGCGTACTAGTGATCCCATGGACTACACTCGAAACAGGAGATTTCAATATCCCATTTGTATTTACAAAAAATGGCAATTATCAAATTGTATTGAGTATACTAAATGAAGACGTGGGTAGTCGCAAAATGCTTGATACGATTCCTCCACCTCGAACTATTTTGAATGATAGTGTAAACTGCAGTTGTGAAAGAGCAGTATTTAATGTTTCTATAACCGAGACTTTTGGATTAATCTCTACTATTGCTGTATATGGTACAATTTTTGGGGCAATCATTATTTTGGGAATCGTATTAATCTGGATATTTGTTAGTAGAAGAAAAAACAAGTCCAAACCTGGCTAATGATGAATCCTTTAAATAATCAGAATCTTTTCGAATTTGTGTGTAACAAGAGCTTTGCAGGAAACCTAATTTATGTGATATTGGTAAGATAATGATTGAGTGAAGGGTGATAGCGATTACAATTTATTCGTTATCAGGGAATTTGGTGTCCAAATCTATAAGGAATTAATAGTATCATTTAATCCTTTGTGACGATAAGCCGGGTACTAAACAAAGGTTAAATTTATTTCAAAAGGATATTAAAAAGAAAGTTACTAATTATGAACCAATCTTATTAGGTGGATCTCTTTTTCCTCATCAGTTCGCATTTATATTCTACTACTTTTCTACCAACTTTGTATCAATCCCTTATCATGAAGGAAAAAATTTGGCTTGGGGTTTTCGAACGTCTTTTGGAGTAATATTATAGTAAGCAGGTATATTTGATAAGGTCAGAAAATAAAACATCTTGTCTTTTTCTACTTCCTTTTCATTTCTGGCGACGGAAGCAACATCATAAAATAGTTATAAATCAGTGTCGTTGTGCAGTCAATATCTATTTTAATATTAATCATCAATTCGTCTTAGTTGTATTTATATTGTCGTTTGCCTTTTTTTCTTACTATGAATAAATTAAAGAAAATCTCTTTAATTTTTACATTAAGTACCTTTGTTATAGCGCTACTTGCATTAGTAACTTTAAACGCCTTATTTATAGTGGGTGGAGTTGCTAGCTTTGTGATGGCTTTATTTTATCTGTATTTACAGAGGGCTAGACAATCATTCAAGAAAGATTTGTTGGATGCAATGAAATAACCCTTCAATTATTTTTTGGTTGAATGATTATTTTTCCAATGGAAAATATTATCCATCAAGAAACTTCGAATATTCTACTACACAGGTGGTCTTCCTCCAGCTTTGATTCATATCTTTGAAGAGAAGATATTTTGATGTTTTCTATGTTTTAGGCAGCTATACAAATCAAATAGTTGTTCTTGTATCGTGTAGTTTGCCAATTCACAATTATCGGGTTCTCGTTTCTATTAGTGGTATTTTATTGGTGTTACTTGCCTGTTTAGAATAAGAAATCTGTCCCAATTTTTATAGATTCATGTTTTAGAGCATGTGTATTATATGATATGATATGATATGATATGATATAGTCTATTGTATTTACTATTATTTCACCGTCATCTAGAATGCAAGACTGTTTGTCCTTTAATTAATGAAGTTTTTCTTCTTAACCTGCTGACACGTTATCTTGATCAAATTATTTCTTCTTTGGATATTTCGAAATGTCTGAAACCCTGCAACCCATAAGGAAATAAACAATCATTGGTATATCAATTGTGCAGGAATGTGACTTGTCTCGTACATATATTGTAAAAGTAAAGTTTGATCCCAGTGGTCAATTTGTGGTTGATGAGGCAACAATGGAGATCAAAGTTTCATTAAGATGTGTTCCTGTTAAAGGGAAGGCAAATAGGGAGATAATAAATATCATTTCAAAGCATTTTAAGATAAGACCTTCAAATATTAAGATAATCCATGGATTGTATTCTAAGACTAAGGTGATTCAGATCGTCTGATTCTTAGACTCTCACCAAAGTTGTTTCATTAGGGATAGTAATGGGTCATCAAAGTTTTAAGCTGTGACTTGAATTTGTTTAATAAAATTTATCGGTGTCATACCTAAATATCTTCTGTGATATGATTGTTATCAAAAAGAGATCATATATCAATGCATATAGAGAATAAAATAGTCTGTTACTCTGTTTGTCTTTCCAATAATCTTTGTATTATCTTTTCACCTATTACTGCTGATGCTAATTCTTGTCCTTCTTTGGTTTGGGCTGCAATATGTGGAGTGCACACTATATTATCGAGTTCTAGTAACTCTTTGTTTGTAGGAGGTTCGACTTCATAAACGTCTAGAGCTGCTCCACCTATTCTTCTATTTTTTAAACAGTCCACAAGTGCTTCTTCATCTATTACTTCCCCTCTTGATGTGTTGATCAAGAATGCATTATTTTTCATTCTTGACAACATTTCTTTGTCTATGAGATGCTTTGTTTGTTCAGTATATGGAACATGGCATGTTATGAAATCTGAACTTTCCACCAACGTCTTGAGGTCTGTTGTAATGAGAGAAACTTCTTGAACAAAGCTCTTATCAATTGGAACCACATCATATCCTATCAGGTTCATTCTTAACCCCCTTGCTAGTCTGGCTACATTTCTTCCAATCTTTCCTAATCCAATAATTCCCAAATATTTACCTTTTAGTTCTACTCCAATTAGATCTTTTTTAATCCATTTACCATTCTTGGTAGCATTATTGGCAACTGGTATATTCCTGCTTAGTGAGAATAGAAATCCTAATACTAATTCAGAAACTGCGTTTATTGAAGCCTCCCCTGCATTAATTACTTCGATATTGTTATTTTGGGCTTCATTTGTGTCTATATTATCCAGACCAACTCCTACTCTTGCTATTATTTTTGCTCTCTTTGCATTTTGTATTACCTCTTTTGTTATCTTGGTCCTACTGCGTACAACAATCACGTCATAGTCTTTCACTTTAGATATTAATTCTTGATTTGTTATCTCAGGTAAATATTCAACAGTGAGTCCCGCCTTTTTTAAAATCTCCATTCCCTTTTCGTCAATGGAATCGCATACTATTACACTGCCATCAATTTGCATATTTGAAAACTTTTTAATGGGAATATATTGATTACTTTTTTATTTTAAGGAAAATGTTTCCAATGTTAGGGAGACCTAACTGATTCGACGAATCTATTAGCATACTTATGTGTTTCTTTGATCAATAATTGTATTAATAATAAAAATACTTATAATACATAACGCCGTTATTAACAGTATGACCTCAAAAGAACTAGATATGGATTATAGTAAATATGATTTTAAAGATTCCACCCAACTTTATGTATATTTAAGTAAAAAGGGCCTTTCTAGGGGTACGGTAGAAGAAATAAGCAAAATGAAAGGGGAACCTGATTGGATGCGTGATTTTAGATTAAG
This Candidatus Nitrosocosmicus oleophilus DNA region includes the following protein-coding sequences:
- a CDS encoding cupredoxin domain-containing protein, with the translated sequence MTTHDENHITRTSPKRFMKGLIIIVIPLIFLGTITIVFWENTASIPPPVSAPPPAPPPAPINAPGAASETASTGATSTSNAAAPASGLSISIPAGAATPGNPSYAPDTLTVKKGDVITVTNDDTAPHTATSGTGPEDPNSAKLFDTSIIMAGDKAQINTDSLEPGDYDYHCTVHPFMKGTITVQ
- a CDS encoding DUF167 domain-containing protein; this encodes MSRTYIVKVKFDPSGQFVVDEATMEIKVSLRCVPVKGKANREIINIISKHFKIRPSNIKIIHGLYSKTKVIQIV
- a CDS encoding COX15/CtaA family protein, with the protein product MNYDKFLQIFSIGTLCVLFGLMTLGGYVSSSGVGLSCPHWPLCPHGLIPSYEFLIEYIHRTTAASTGLLVFLTMIFVLRGKHSLKSTKMFSIIAAAAVVGQITLGAIVINEKLHADLVTAHLGLGLVLYSSMIYVVINIFYTNLKLKSSLSSSKSSRGDNSNTPEVSSPT
- a CDS encoding cytochrome c oxidase subunit I; the encoded protein is MVLELKKPRPIWEIIFSTHHTDIGLLYIIASMTALFAGGGLAMAIRAELFLPGIQIFSGQADFARFFTVHGTTLLFLWLIPFASGVGNYLIPIMVRYKDMAWPKLNAVAFWMIPPCMFLVWGGFSDTTWNAYPPYSILKAPGPAADMWIVGLKLLGLSSVLGAINFTVTILKMKHPDLPLMKMSLFAWATLATSLMIIVAIPTFAASLVMLYTDRLGVTGFFNPEMGGDPIAYQHLFWFTFHPEVYIFVLPAIGMMYEVIPTFSRKPLFSYYSGVVALIVISVIGFGSWAHHMFAVGMSFTEKTVFMVGTLAAVPSSAMHVFNFLATMWGGRIKFAAPMLFSVGAILLFFSAGAGGVVNTAMPLDFLTHDSYWVVGHFHLFVMGTISLAFTGFIYYLFPLITGRMYDTKLAKIHFVMTFVGIAVIFGIQHILGLYGLPRRVVDYLPIPELIIMNQIASFGGWAIGASYALFLYNMIKSAMFGKPANPKDPFELGHGVEYYYDYARREPHH
- a CDS encoding D-2-hydroxyacid dehydrogenase, with the translated sequence MQIDGSVIVCDSIDEKGMEILKKAGLTVEYLPEITNQELISKVKDYDVIVVRSRTKITKEVIQNAKRAKIIARVGVGLDNIDTNEAQNNNIEVINAGEASINAVSELVLGFLFSLSRNIPVANNATKNGKWIKKDLIGVELKGKYLGIIGLGKIGRNVARLARGLRMNLIGYDVVPIDKSFVQEVSLITTDLKTLVESSDFITCHVPYTEQTKHLIDKEMLSRMKNNAFLINTSRGEVIDEEALVDCLKNRRIGGAALDVYEVEPPTNKELLELDNIVCTPHIAAQTKEGQELASAVIGEKIIQRLLERQTE